The genomic stretch CAGAAAAGGTCCGCCTGAAGCAGTAAGGATGATCTTTTCAATCCGGTTATGCTGTTCACCTTCCAGGCATTGGAAAATAGCTGAATGTTCAGAATCCACCGGGATGATGCGCGCCTGATGGTTTTTGACTGCCTCCATCACCCATTCACCGGCCACTACCAGGGTTTCCTTGTTAGCCAAAGCAATGGTTTTACCCTGCCGGATGGCCGAAAGGGTGGGTTTCAAACCGGCAAATCCTACAATAGCGGCAATATGAATATCATAAAGATCTTCAGCAGCAGCTTCTTCCAGGCCACTGATGCCTGCCAGCACACGAATACCTCTTTGCTGAAGTTCATTTTTCACCTGATTATACAGATGCTCTTCTCCTATGACCACAAGCCGGGGTTGAAACTGAACTGCCTGCTGGATAAGCAAATCCGCATTCTTCCAGGCCGTGAGCACAGTTACCTCAAACAGGTCCGGATGGGCTGCAACCACTTCCAGTGCCTGTGTGCCAATAGAGCCCGTAGATCCAAAAATGGCTATTCTTCGCGGAAACTGCATGCTACGTGCAATATCGGAATTTTTCCGGGGATGAAAACGCAGCTTAAAATACAAAAGCAAAACAAAAAGCCGTTCCTCACTCTGGAACGGCTTCACTCATAGCTTTATGCGGTGGTTACAGATGCAAACGTTCCTTTTTGGCCAGCAATTCTTCTTCTGATTCCCGGTATAATTCATCCGGCACACAGCAATCAACTGGGCAAACAGCTGCACATTGTGGTTCTTCATGAAATCCTTTGCATTCGGTGCATTTATGCGGAACGATGTAATAGGTATCCACGCTGATAGGCGGATTGCGTTGTTCAGCATCTACTACCGTACCATCCAGCAGGGTATAAGAACCTTTTACGGAAGTGCCATCGGCAATGGCCCATTCCACACCGCCTTCGTAAATCGCATTGTTCGGGCATTCGGGCTCACATGCCCCGCAATTGATACATTCTTCTGTAATCTTGAGTGCCATTGGAAATCCTGTTTTGTGAAAACCAGTTTAATTTGCAACAAAAATAAACGTTCACGCAAATAAAGCACAAATTTTTAAAAATCTTTCGTTTTGATTTTGACAATCACGTGTCATGCAGGTGGATAAAAAAATCGAATTGCTGCAAAGGCTTGGCCAGTTCATGCTTTCCGATGACGCTGCATGGTTGCAGGCAAAAGAAAGAGCTTCACAGGAAAACCCCTGGTTTACACTGGAATTTATTGACCTGGCCATTCATCATATCGCGCATAACTACCTGAATGCCGAAAGGCTGCAGCAATGGCTTAAACCCTATTTATCCCGGCTTTCCCAACCCTCTTATCCCCGGAAAGTAGGTATCGTGATGGCCGGCAATATTCCGATGGTTGGTTTTCATGATTTGCTGTGCGGATGGATCAGCGGGCACACATTGTGCATTAAATATGCATCCAAAGACAAAATACTGATTCCTTTTCTGGTGGAAAAACTCAAAGAATGGACTGATGAACCGTTGTTAATTCATGATGCCGAACTGTTGCGGGGCTGCGATGCCTACATAGCAACGGGAAGCCAGAATACCTCGCGCTATTTTGACTATTATTTTGGGAGGTACCCGCATATCATTCGCCGCAACCGCACATCAGTAGCCATCCTCGATGGTACGGAATCAACGGATGATCTTCAGTTACTCGCAAAAGACATGTGTACCTACTTCGGACTGGGATGTCGCAATGTAACCAAACTCTTTGTGCCGGAAGGATACAATTTCCGTCCGCTTGGTCGTGCCCTGGAAGCCTATGCCTATTTTATGGATCATCGGCCCTATCGTCATAATTTCGATTATTATCTTTCGGCCTATCTGCTCAATCATCAACCGCATCAGATTCTCGGGCATGTGATTCTCAAACCCGACGCGGCATTGTTTTCTCCGGTGAGTGTGGTGTTGTATGAAACCTATGCTGATTCTAATCAGCTGAAGCAAAACTTGCCATTCTCTTCCATTCAGTGTGTAGTAGGAAAAGGATTTCTTCCCTTTGGTGAGGCACAGTTTCCCAATTTACAGGATTATGCTGATGGCATAGATACGATGGAATTCTTGCTTTCGCTAAACTGACAGGGTTACAGGTACAATTGCTTTTACGCTGCATGATATATTGTCTCGCTGTTTTTAACCCGTGTTTAACTATTGCAATAAATTATTGTTAAACCCTTTGTTTTCAATGCCATCAAGCCTCTGGCCGCACTTAAATTTGTACAACAGGTATATTCTTTGCTCAATTAAAATCAAAAACTAATTATCATGAAAATACGTCACATTCTGCTCACTATTTTCATCAGCATCGCTGCAAGTCTGGGCACGCTGTGGGTATATTCGCGCTATGTGGATCAGCTGCCCGGTCCTTTTCAGAACGGGAGTCAGAATCTGCCCATCAACTACGTTCGGCTGGCTTCAAATATCACAGGTGCTCATGCATCCACTGCTCCTACTGATTTTGAACAGGCAGCAAGCATTGTGATTCCAACAGCTGTGCATATCAAAACCACGATCCCTCCCAAGGAAGTTACAGGCCCGGGAGATATTTTTGATCCTTTCAACTTCTTTGGAGGTGGCCAACGGTATTATATTCCCGGCCAAATGGCTTCCGGTTCAGGAGTCATTATTTCCGATAATGGGTACATCGTGACCTGCAATCATGTGATTTCAGGGGCCAGCAAGATTGTAGTAACCCTTTACAACGGGAAAAGTTACCAGGCTAAAGTGGTAGGCCACGATCCGAATACAGATCTGGCTGTGCTGAAAATTGATGCGCGTAACCTGCCCTATCTGATGTATGGAAATTCTGATAATGTAAAAGTCGGTCAATGGGTATTGGCTGCAGGTTATCCACTGGATTTGGAAACCACGGTTACTGCAGGCATTGTCAGCGCTACTTCCCGCGAAATTGACGTCAATCATCAGGGATCATATCCTGTAGATGCCTATATCCAGACCGATGCTGCCGTGAATCCCGGCAACAGCGGAGGACCGCTGGTGAATACGGATGGGCAGCTCATCGGTATTCTCGCCGCCATTGCTTCGCCAACCGGTTCTTATGCAGGTTATGCCTATGCCATCCCGGTAAATATTGTCAAAAAGGTAGTAAACGATATTCTTACCTATGGAAGCGTGCAGCGGGCATTTCTGGGCGTGCAATTGTACCGGAATGATGCGAGCTTCACCCAGGCATCGCTCAGCAATCGCAATCCCTACGGAAAAGGAGTGGTTATTGCCGGCGTGGATCCGGATGGAGGCGCCGCTGCTGCTGGTATTCGTGCCGGCGATGTGATAACGGCCATTAACGGAGAACCGGTCAATTCCCAGTCAGAATTGATTGAAAAAATTGCTGGTTTCCGGCCGGGAGATAAAATCAACGTCAGCTTCATTCGCGACGGCAAGGAAAGAAATGTAATAGTTACCCTCCGAAACCGGGAAGGAGGTACGGGCATTGTCCGCAATTCCGCACTGGACAAACTCGGCGCTGAATTTATTACTTTGAGTAAAAACCAGGCTAATCAACTTGGCATTGCTGGAGGAGTGGCTGTGGGCAATATAGGCGAAGGACTTATCAAAGCCCAAACCAATATGCGCGAAGGATTTGTGATTACCCGCATCAACGGATATCCGGTAAAATCAGTCAGCGAGCTGGAGAAACTGGTGCAAAATGCAGGTCACCATATCCAGGTAGAGGGTATTTACCCGGGTGTGGATGGTATTTTTTATTACGACATTGAGGATGAAGAATAAAAGATTGCAATTGAGGAAGGTGCAGCTGAGAGAACGATTTAAATATTCATGATGGTTCGCAAATAATCGAAGAACTCATTCTTCTTGCGGTTGGAAATGGGAATATTTTGTTTATCGGACATAATCACAGCTGCACCTTCGCCTTTGATGATTTTAATGATATGATTGACGTTGATCAGGTAAGATTTATGAACCCTGTAAAACCCTTTATCCTCCAGCATTTCCTCATATTCCTTCAGGGATTTGGAAACCACATGACGGGTGCCATTGGTTAATATCACACGGGTATAGCTATCCAGCGCTTCACAATACACAATGTCATTCAGATCAATGATGTTATATCCGTCGTTAACGGGAATGACGATTTTGGAAAGATTGCTGCCACTGCTTTTCAAATAGTCCTTCAAATAGCTTGTTGGAGCGGTACTTCGGATGTTTTTTTCTTTTCGCTCTCTTACCTTTTCGAGGGCATGCTTCACTTCTCCTACTTTGATAGGTTTCAGCAAATAATCCAGTGCAGAGAATTTAATGGCTGTAAGGGCATATTCTTCATAGGCAGTGATAAAGATCACATCAAACCTGGGACGATCAAATCTTTCCAGCAATTCAAATCCTTTGTGAGGCGGCATTTCAATATCCAGGAACAATACATCGGGCTCTATCTTTTCCAGTAAGGCCGCAGCTTCATCCACAGAAGTTGCCCAACCTACCAGCTCTACTTCTTCACAGTATTTTTCAAGAATATTTTTGAGGATGTCAATATTTTTTTGCTCATCCTCAACAATCATGGCTTTGATGATGGGGTTCATGGAACAGGTAATTGTTATTTGAACAAAAACTGGGTTGGGGCTTAAAAAACATCCCTATTTTTTACCTGATGGTAAAAATACGAAATAACAATAATTTGTAAATTCTTTTTGTGCTGCTATTCAGAGCTCGGAACAACAGATGAGCCTAATACGCTCTGGCAAACAACACCCTACGTGCTGAGGGTTTGCCTGTAAGCACGCAGTTGCCAGGACCATCATCCGGAAGCTGTTCGGGGAAAGGAATACAACGAATGGTTGCCTTGGAAAGCTCTTTGATCCTGATTTCGGTTTCTGGAGTACCGTCCCAGTGGGCGTATACAAATCCGCCCGGTTCCTCCAATGCCCGAAGAAAATCATCCCAGTTGTCAACAGAGGTAATATGCTGATCCCGGAAGTTTTTGGCCTGATGAAACATGTCCTGCTGTATCTGATCCAGCAAATCGCCAATTTTTTCGGGCAGCTGGTCAAAAGGTAAATACAGTTTTTCCCGGGTATCTCGGCGAACAGCCTCTACCTGATGTTGCTGAATTTCCCGTTCACCGAGGGAAAGCCTAAGGGGTACTCCTCTTAGTTCATATTCAGCATATTTCCATCCCGGCCGCACATGGTCGGCATCATCGTATTGCACCCGGAAACCGGCTTTTTTCAGCTGTTGTAGGATTTCCAATGCTTGGGTATGAACCGTAGCTCGCTGGGTCTCGTTTTTATATACAGGGATGATGATGACCTGGATAGGAGCCAATCTGGGCGGAAGTTTCAATCCATCATCATCACTATGAGCCATCACCAAGGCCCCAATCAGCCGGGTTGACACTCCCCAGGAGGTAGCCCATACGTATTCCTGCTCATTGTTTTTGTTTAAAAACTGCACATCGAAAGCCCTGGCAAAATTCTGTCCCAGAAAATGTGAAGTGCCGGCCTGCAGAGCTTTCCCGTCCTGCATCAACGCTTCAATGCAAAATGTCTCCACGGCACCTGCGAAGCGTTCGGCCGGAGATTTTACGCCCCGAATCACCGGCAAAGCCATAAATGATTCCGCAAACCGGGTATATACGTCCAGCATACGGCGGGCTTCTTCCATGGCTTCCTCAGCGGTAGCATGGGCTGTATGCCCTTCCTGCCAGAGAAACTCAGCTGTGCGCAGAAACAGCCGGGTGCGCATTTCCCAGCGCACCACATTGGCCCATTGGTTAATCAGAATTGGTAAATCACGATAGGATTGAATCCAGGTCTTATAGGTATTCCAGATAATGGTTTCCGATGTGGGACGCACAATCAGTTCCTCTTCCAGCACTGCTTCAGGATCTACCACCACCCCCTTGCCTTCAGGATCATTTTTCAGCCGATGATGGGTAACAATAGCACATTCCTTTGCAAACCCTTCCACATGAGCGGCTTCCCGGCTTAAAAAGCTTTTGGGTATGAATAAAGGAAAATAGGCATTTTGATGACCGGTTTCCTTAAACATTTTGTCAAGCACAGCCTGCATGTTTTCCCAAAGGGCATATCCATAAGGCTTGATCACCATACAGCCCCTGACAGCTGAATAATCGGCCAATCCGCTTTTAATGACCAGATCATTGTACCATTGTGCATAATCCTGAGCACGCGGAGTAATTGCTTTACTCATACGGTTTGCCTTTACTTCACCTGAAACCGCAAAGAAATAGAAAAATCTGCATTGCCCATCACAAAACCGTATGGAAATATACCAGAAGGCTCATCTTTTTAACAAGAAATGCTAAACGATTTGGTGCAAAACTTGTCATAATATTAGTAACTTTGGATAGATAGTTTGTATTTACTTTTCTAAAACGCCTAATCATGAAATCGTTGTCATATATGCTGTTGGGAATAGGCCTTCTGCTTGGCGGATGCGCCACAGCCTATCGCGCCGGACAAACGCCCGATGATGTGTACTATTCCCCTGCCCAAACTCAGGAAGCAGTAGCCGCAACCAACAACTCTTCGTCCAGCGCGGTGAGCACTGAAAATGGGGATCATTACATTGTTTATGATGACCAGAACAACAACGGGCTTACCTATACCCAGCGCCTTCAGATGTTTAATGATCCGAACTATTTCTATGATCCTTTTATTTTTTATAACTCCTATGCTTTTAATCCCTATTTTGCTTATTCGTCCTGGTGGGGACCTTCTTTTGCCTGGAGCCTGAGTTTCGGGAATTATTACTCTCCGTTTTACTGGAATCCCTGGTATCCGGGATATTATGCCTGGTATTCTCCATATCTGTGGTATACACCTTATGCCTGGTACGGACTTCCCTACGGTTATTACGGTTATGCAGGAGGGAAATATATTGTCAATCCGCGGCCGGCAAATACCTATGCCCCACGGGTGAACTATGAAGCCCGCTCGGGAGCAATGAATGGCATATCAACAGGCAGCAATGGGACAGTAAACACCAATGCACCCCGTGTGTTTTACAACCATACTAACGGCAATACTTCTAGCCCATTGCCACCCTCCAACACCCGACGGATATTTACCACTCCCCAGAATGAAACACCCGCAACCAACATTAGTACTCCTGCCCGCAACAGGCGCGTATTCATCCAGCAGCCCGACGAACACCCCGTGAGTACTCCATCCAACAATCGTGGCGGGTTTTTCCGGATGTTCCGATCCAATGAAAACAATCTCAATTCTACTTCTCGTTTTCAACAGGCACCTGATCGCAGCTTTGAAACCAGATCTTTTTCTTCGCCCACTCCGATGTTCCGTAGTGCCCCGGTTGAAAATGCAGCTCCTGTCCGGACTTTTAGCCCGAGGGGCGGTCGCTAAATCTGGAATGATAGTTGAAGCTTTACGCATAAATGCCTTCCGACACCATTCCTGCATGGAGAAGGGCTAACTTTGATTTTGTTTTAAAAACCATACACATGAAAAAGTGGATGCTGTTATTGCCAATTCTTTTTTGGGGCATTACGCAAGTAAAGGCTCAGGATGAAACAGATGCTTTACGTTACAGCCGTACGGTTTCCGGTGGAGACGCCCGCTCAATGGCTATTGGTGGGGCTGCAGGTTCTCTGGGTGGGGATGCTTCCGATATCTGGGTAAACCCGGCCGGTATTGGATTTTTCAAAACCAACGACCTTTCCATAACTCCGCTCCTTCATAGCATTAACACCGATGCACAATACTATCAAACATCCAGCAGTGATAGCAAAACCCAACTGGCTTTGCAAAATCTCACCCTGATACTGGCCAGCAACAATCGCCGATCAAGCCACTGGAAAAATATCACTTTTGGTGTGGGTGAAAACAGAATGGCCAATTTCAATCAGGCTTTGTTTTATCAGGGAAAAATCAATACCCCCGCCAATACTTTCTCTTCCTATTCAGATAATTACCTGATCACACTGGCCAATGATCAGGTGCAGGATGTACAAACCGCTGAAACAAATTATCCCTTTGGTATCAGCGAATCGATACGTGCAGGACTGATTGGGCCTGTTTACAATAATAGCAATCAATTTGCCGGATGGAGCAGCCTTCCTAGCCAGATTATTGCTGACGGATATGCGCTTTTGCAATCGAAAACCCTGCTTACCAAAGGAGGATTGGATGTATTCAGCCTTTCCGCAGCCGGGAACTATGAAGATAAATTTTTTATCGGTGCTGCTCTGAACATCCCTTCCATTTCCTACGAACGCAATGAAACCTTTGAAGAAGCCAATCCCGGTGACGCGAGTTCGCCACTTAACCAATACGACGTATTCAATTATTTAAAAACCACTGGTGTTGGCATCAGCGGCGCCCTTGGAATTATTTATGTACCGGTCAGCAGCCTGCGTTTGGGTGTGTCCGTGCAAACGCCATCGTATTATTCCATGCATGATAGCTATTATACCACGGTTACCACCAATACCAAAGACCAGGGTATTGTAAGCGCAACTACAGCAGATGTGACAGGTGGCTATACAGGCGATTATGCCTATAATCTTACCACACCCTTGCACCTGGTGGGCAGTGCCAGCTATGTATTCGGATTAACCAATCCGGATCCGCAGAGCCTGAAAGGATTTCTTACGGCTGATTATGAATGGATAGATTACCGCAAAGCACATTTCCGCTATGATCAATCCTATAGCTCCGATATTGCCCAGCAGAATAAGGTGAACCAGACGATTTCCCAGCTTTACCAGGGAGCTTCCAATATCCGGGTAGGAGGCGAACTGAAATGGGATATCTGGGCCGTGAGAGCCGGTTTTGCGTATTATGGCAATCCCTATGCTCCTTCCAGCCAAAACGTGAATGCTTCGCAATACAGTTACAGCGGTGGATTAGGTTATCGGAACAAAGGATTTTATCTGGATCTCACTTACGTATTCAGCACCTGGAAAGATCAAAACCAGCCTTATTACGTGATTCAACCCAATAGCCTAAACGTGCCTTCGCCGGCTCCGGCCACCTGGAAAGCCAGTCAAAGCCAGTTTGTGCTGACATTAGGATTCAAGATCTGATAATTTCATCTTTACCAGTTGCAAAGCCTTGTCCGGATCCGCGGCATCAATCCAATGAATATCTCGATCACGCCTGAACCAGGTAAGCTGCCGGCGTGCATATTGGCGCGTGTGAAAAATAATTTGCTGAATGGCTTCTTCCCGGGAATATTTTCCTTCCATCCAGTCAAATATTTCCCTGTATCCCACGGTCTGCAAAGCAGGATGTGAACGAAATGCCTGGAGCGATGCAGCCTCTTCAAACAACCCCTCTTCTATCATCTGTTTAACCCGCACGGCAATCCGTTGATGCAATTCATTTCTGGGAAGCTTAATGCCTATTTTCAGGATTTGAAAAGAGCGGGGATGCGGGGTTTGTTGTTGAAAGTTTAGGATGGATTGCCCCGTAGCTTCCCGTACTTCCAATGCCCGCAATAAGCGGTGGGGGTTGCGTACGTCGGCCTGCTGATAAAAAGCCGGATCTTTTTTTCGCACTTGTTCCTGCAGCCAGGAAAGGCCATTGGCGGCATACATGTGCCGGAGCTGCTCTCTTACATCGGATGGTACGGGAGGAATCTGATCAAGTCCTTCGCAAAATGCTTTTACATAAAGGCCTGTGCCCCCGCATACAATGGCAACCGAGGCTTGCTGAAAGATTTCATCAGCATAGCTCAGCGCCAGCTTTTCAAAAAGTCCGGCATTGACGTTGTCATGAATGCTGTGGGAGTTGATGAAATAATGCTTTATCTCAGCGAGTGCTGAAGCAGGGGGTTTGGCCGTACCAATATTCAGTTCGCTATAACACTGCCGCGAATCGGCTGAGATAATGCTGGTTTGAAAATAGCGGGCTAGTGCGAGAGCCAGATCCGATTTTCCGGACGCCGTAGGCCCTGTGATAACAATCGCCAGTTTAGAAGGATTCTTCATCTGCCATATCCTGGTCTGTTTCACCCTCTTCGCCAAAGCCTTCCGGAGAGAAATCATCACTCCCCAGATCGTATTTCTCTTCCATTTCCATCAGCTTATCATTGCCGGGGATTTTGTTTTCATATTGACTGGGGGCAAGACCTTCCTTGCGGGCACAATAGGGATACGTCAGTTTTTTATTTTCCTGACTCATTACCTGAATCAACTCAATCAGA from Thermoflavifilum aggregans encodes the following:
- a CDS encoding 1-deoxy-D-xylulose-5-phosphate reductoisomerase, whose protein sequence is MKPFQSEERLFVLLLYFKLRFHPRKNSDIARSMQFPRRIAIFGSTGSIGTQALEVVAAHPDLFEVTVLTAWKNADLLIQQAVQFQPRLVVIGEEHLYNQVKNELQQRGIRVLAGISGLEEAAAEDLYDIHIAAIVGFAGLKPTLSAIRQGKTIALANKETLVVAGEWVMEAVKNHQARIIPVDSEHSAIFQCLEGEQHNRIEKIILTASGGPFLGKKPNFLVNVKKDHALQHPNWRMGEKITIDSSSLMNKGLEMIEARWLFDLQPDQIEVVIHPQSVIHSLIQFEDGSLKAQLGLPDMKLPIQYALCYPHRIANNFPRFSFRQYLALSFETPDTKTFRNLAIAMEVLRRGGNAACVMNAANEEAVWAFLKNQIGFLDMSDVIEQTLEKVSFIPHPSLADYEESDRLARQYAQLFIDKIQRRN
- a CDS encoding 4Fe-4S dicluster domain-containing protein; its protein translation is MALKITEECINCGACEPECPNNAIYEGGVEWAIADGTSVKGSYTLLDGTVVDAEQRNPPISVDTYYIVPHKCTECKGFHEEPQCAAVCPVDCCVPDELYRESEEELLAKKERLHL
- a CDS encoding aldehyde dehydrogenase family protein, with protein sequence MQVDKKIELLQRLGQFMLSDDAAWLQAKERASQENPWFTLEFIDLAIHHIAHNYLNAERLQQWLKPYLSRLSQPSYPRKVGIVMAGNIPMVGFHDLLCGWISGHTLCIKYASKDKILIPFLVEKLKEWTDEPLLIHDAELLRGCDAYIATGSQNTSRYFDYYFGRYPHIIRRNRTSVAILDGTESTDDLQLLAKDMCTYFGLGCRNVTKLFVPEGYNFRPLGRALEAYAYFMDHRPYRHNFDYYLSAYLLNHQPHQILGHVILKPDAALFSPVSVVLYETYADSNQLKQNLPFSSIQCVVGKGFLPFGEAQFPNLQDYADGIDTMEFLLSLN
- a CDS encoding trypsin-like peptidase domain-containing protein, whose amino-acid sequence is MKIRHILLTIFISIAASLGTLWVYSRYVDQLPGPFQNGSQNLPINYVRLASNITGAHASTAPTDFEQAASIVIPTAVHIKTTIPPKEVTGPGDIFDPFNFFGGGQRYYIPGQMASGSGVIISDNGYIVTCNHVISGASKIVVTLYNGKSYQAKVVGHDPNTDLAVLKIDARNLPYLMYGNSDNVKVGQWVLAAGYPLDLETTVTAGIVSATSREIDVNHQGSYPVDAYIQTDAAVNPGNSGGPLVNTDGQLIGILAAIASPTGSYAGYAYAIPVNIVKKVVNDILTYGSVQRAFLGVQLYRNDASFTQASLSNRNPYGKGVVIAGVDPDGGAAAAGIRAGDVITAINGEPVNSQSELIEKIAGFRPGDKINVSFIRDGKERNVIVTLRNREGGTGIVRNSALDKLGAEFITLSKNQANQLGIAGGVAVGNIGEGLIKAQTNMREGFVITRINGYPVKSVSELEKLVQNAGHHIQVEGIYPGVDGIFYYDIEDEE
- a CDS encoding LytR/AlgR family response regulator transcription factor; the encoded protein is MNPIIKAMIVEDEQKNIDILKNILEKYCEEVELVGWATSVDEAAALLEKIEPDVLFLDIEMPPHKGFELLERFDRPRFDVIFITAYEEYALTAIKFSALDYLLKPIKVGEVKHALEKVRERKEKNIRSTAPTSYLKDYLKSSGSNLSKIVIPVNDGYNIIDLNDIVYCEALDSYTRVILTNGTRHVVSKSLKEYEEMLEDKGFYRVHKSYLINVNHIIKIIKGEGAAVIMSDKQNIPISNRKKNEFFDYLRTIMNI
- the proS gene encoding proline--tRNA ligase, encoding MSKAITPRAQDYAQWYNDLVIKSGLADYSAVRGCMVIKPYGYALWENMQAVLDKMFKETGHQNAYFPLFIPKSFLSREAAHVEGFAKECAIVTHHRLKNDPEGKGVVVDPEAVLEEELIVRPTSETIIWNTYKTWIQSYRDLPILINQWANVVRWEMRTRLFLRTAEFLWQEGHTAHATAEEAMEEARRMLDVYTRFAESFMALPVIRGVKSPAERFAGAVETFCIEALMQDGKALQAGTSHFLGQNFARAFDVQFLNKNNEQEYVWATSWGVSTRLIGALVMAHSDDDGLKLPPRLAPIQVIIIPVYKNETQRATVHTQALEILQQLKKAGFRVQYDDADHVRPGWKYAEYELRGVPLRLSLGEREIQQHQVEAVRRDTREKLYLPFDQLPEKIGDLLDQIQQDMFHQAKNFRDQHITSVDNWDDFLRALEEPGGFVYAHWDGTPETEIRIKELSKATIRCIPFPEQLPDDGPGNCVLTGKPSARRVLFARAY
- a CDS encoding OmpP1/FadL family transporter gives rise to the protein MKKWMLLLPILFWGITQVKAQDETDALRYSRTVSGGDARSMAIGGAAGSLGGDASDIWVNPAGIGFFKTNDLSITPLLHSINTDAQYYQTSSSDSKTQLALQNLTLILASNNRRSSHWKNITFGVGENRMANFNQALFYQGKINTPANTFSSYSDNYLITLANDQVQDVQTAETNYPFGISESIRAGLIGPVYNNSNQFAGWSSLPSQIIADGYALLQSKTLLTKGGLDVFSLSAAGNYEDKFFIGAALNIPSISYERNETFEEANPGDASSPLNQYDVFNYLKTTGVGISGALGIIYVPVSSLRLGVSVQTPSYYSMHDSYYTTVTTNTKDQGIVSATTADVTGGYTGDYAYNLTTPLHLVGSASYVFGLTNPDPQSLKGFLTADYEWIDYRKAHFRYDQSYSSDIAQQNKVNQTISQLYQGASNIRVGGELKWDIWAVRAGFAYYGNPYAPSSQNVNASQYSYSGGLGYRNKGFYLDLTYVFSTWKDQNQPYYVIQPNSLNVPSPAPATWKASQSQFVLTLGFKI
- the miaA gene encoding tRNA (adenosine(37)-N6)-dimethylallyltransferase MiaA; amino-acid sequence: MKNPSKLAIVITGPTASGKSDLALALARYFQTSIISADSRQCYSELNIGTAKPPASALAEIKHYFINSHSIHDNVNAGLFEKLALSYADEIFQQASVAIVCGGTGLYVKAFCEGLDQIPPVPSDVREQLRHMYAANGLSWLQEQVRKKDPAFYQQADVRNPHRLLRALEVREATGQSILNFQQQTPHPRSFQILKIGIKLPRNELHQRIAVRVKQMIEEGLFEEAASLQAFRSHPALQTVGYREIFDWMEGKYSREEAIQQIIFHTRQYARRQLTWFRRDRDIHWIDAADPDKALQLVKMKLSDLES